In one Silene latifolia isolate original U9 population chromosome 10, ASM4854445v1, whole genome shotgun sequence genomic region, the following are encoded:
- the LOC141604651 gene encoding uncharacterized protein LOC141604651, with product MGASSSKNGEIQSNEVRDLESQAVSNGVLSILRTFFSKLSDADSVSLSSLQQCFSLNCANISCETGSLPECFPGVLEHMGAAITDTLFPSNCQEGGGITWVEFLRGYVKGCGRMSASSLLNILFRVLALAAQRAGSAMKLEFDSEEVDGKASGSISPRDLGIILWVCWIMSSNLPRESQDVSLPDVNHLVLSAVESCADNASAIDLWGADILSLESELTVGKIHMWAIRTVPNLADLFSHFITSRMKQESASESYRAGTSSTLAENGSDATRNDSYLLTRGRAWALFLSQRSSISEHILKICFPCNDDVIEESLLYRSRVHGKGLNRFWSNVDGYHGPVLVLVSATSGDSSEISRKWIIGALTHQGFENRDAFYGSGGCLYSIDPTFHVFSAAGSEQNYMYSHLHPAIRQYDPHPKPPGIAFGGSAGNERVFIEEDFAKVTVRHHALDKTYQHGSLFPNQGYLPVEASVLDVEVWGLGGKATKEVQISYQKREELFTAQRRTIDLKTFTNWEDSPEKMMMDMISNPNTVRREDR from the exons ATGGGAGCATCATCTTCAAAAAATGGAGAAATTCAATCGAATGAAGTTAGAGATTTGGAATCTCAAGCTGTTTCTAATGGCGTTCTATCTATTCTTCGTACTTTCTTCTCTAAATTATCCGATGCGGACTCCGTTTCTCTCTCTTCGCTTCAG CAATGTTTCTCCCTGAACTGTGCCAACATAAGCTGCGAAACAGGCAGTCTTCCGGAGTGCTTCCCTGGGGTTTTGGAACACATGGGTGCCGCCATAACCGATACACTTTTTCCGTCCAATTGCCAAGAGGGTGGAGGGATCACTTGGGTTGAATTTTTACGAGGCTATGTTAAAGGTTGCGGGAGAATGTCGGCCTCATCCCTTCTGAACATCTTGTTCAGGGTTCTCGCTTTAGCTGCCCAAAGAGCTGGTTCTGCAATGAAATTAGAGTTTGACTCCGAGGAAGTTGATGGTAAGGCCAGCGGGTCCATTTCACCTCGGGATTTGGGGATCATTCTATGGGTCTGTTGGATTATGTCCTCGAATTTGCCCAGGGAAAGTCAGGATGTGAGCCTTCCTGATGTTAACCATTTGGTTCTATCTGCTGTTGAGTCATGCGCTGACAATGCTAGTGCCATTGATTTGTGGGGAGCAGATATTTTGTCCCTTGAATCTGAACTAACTGTTGGAAAAATACATATGTGGGCCATAAGAACGGTGCCGAATCTTGCTGATCTCTTCTCCCATTTCATCACCTCCAGAATGAAACAAGAATCTGCATCTGAG TCATACAGAGCAGGAACTTCAAGCACATTGGCAGAGAATGGCTCAGATGCTACAAGAAACGATTCTTATCTTTTAACACGTGGAAGGGCGTGGGCCCTCTTCCTCTCTCAAAGAAGCAGCATAAGCGAGCATATTTTAAAAATATGCTTCCCTTGCAATGATGATGTGATTGAGGAAAGCCTTCTTTATCG GTCACGTGTTCATGGGAAAGGCTTAAACAGATTCTGGTCAAACGTTGACGGTTATCATGGACCAGTTTTAGTGTTGGTATCTGCCACTTCGGGCGATTCTAGTGAAATCAGTAGGAAATGGATCATAGGGGCACTCACACATCAGGGTTTTGAAAACAGAGATGCATTCTACGGAAGTGGTGGTTGTCTATATTCCATAGACCCAACTTTCCATGTTTTCTCTGCAGCAG GAAGCGAGCAAAACTACATGTATAGTCACTTACATCCTGCTATAAGGCAATATGATCCTCACCCAAAGCCACCGGGAATTGCTTTTGGAGGATCTGCTGGGAATGAAAGGGTATTTATTGAGGAGGACTTTGCAAAGGTGACGGTACGGCACCATGCTTTAGATAAAACATATCAGCATGGTTCTCTTTTTCCTAATCAG GGCTATCTCCCTGTTGAGGCATCTGTATTGGATGTGGAAGTTTGGGGACTTGGTGGCAAGGCGACGAAAGAAGTTCAGATCTCATACCAGAAGAGAGAGGAACTCTTCACTGCACAAAGGCGAAcg ATCGACTTAAAAACATTTACTAACTGGGAAGATTCGCCAGAGAAGATGATGATGGACATGATATCTAATCCAAACACAGTACGCCGTGAGGATCGATAA